Proteins encoded in a region of the Sphingomonas japonica genome:
- a CDS encoding ankyrin repeat domain-containing protein, producing MHYAPLRLALVASLLIAPAPVFAQNFSAGYKFLDAVRGAKGNEIVEILNQPGTTVVNTRDRVTGDGALHIVTKRSDSLYLRFLLQKNANPNLQDKDGNTPMMLAVENSFGEGVDTLALYKADVNLANSSGETPLIRAVQRRNLDMVRRLLKLGANPDQKDIIAGRSAREYARLDTRSPAIQKLIDAEPVQDTKRPRVISGPVL from the coding sequence ATGCACTATGCCCCGCTACGCCTTGCGCTCGTCGCCAGCCTGTTGATCGCCCCCGCCCCTGTTTTCGCGCAGAACTTCTCGGCCGGGTACAAGTTTCTCGACGCCGTTCGCGGGGCCAAGGGCAATGAAATCGTCGAGATTCTCAACCAGCCCGGCACGACGGTGGTGAATACCCGCGATCGCGTGACCGGCGACGGCGCGCTGCATATCGTCACCAAGCGCAGCGATTCGCTCTACCTGCGGTTCCTGCTGCAGAAGAACGCCAATCCGAATCTTCAGGACAAGGACGGCAATACGCCGATGATGCTGGCGGTCGAGAACAGCTTCGGCGAGGGCGTCGATACGCTGGCGCTGTACAAGGCCGACGTCAATCTCGCCAATTCGAGCGGCGAGACCCCGCTGATCCGAGCGGTCCAGCGCCGCAATCTCGACATGGTGCGGCGCTTGCTCAAGCTGGGCGCGAACCCCGACCAGAAAGACATCATCGCCGGCCGTTCGGCCCGCGAATATGCCAGGCTCGATACCCGCTCGCCCGCGATCCAGAAGCTGATCGACGCCGAGCCGGTACAGGATACCAAACGGCCGCGAGTGATTTCAGGGCCAGTGTTGTAA
- a CDS encoding SCO family protein, with the protein MNQMNFALAGLLLLSACNGQPAQPAAEPPLAGASIGGPFVLTDQTGKTVRDTDFAGQYRIVYFGYTFCPDVCPVDVQNIGAGLKALERSDPAIAAKITPIFITVDPERDTVPVVGQFVAAFHPRMVGLTGSPQAIAKVAKEFAIFYEKRQAPGAAEYLVDHSRQAYLMDPDGKPLALLPADVGGVEVAAEIKRWVT; encoded by the coding sequence ATGAACCAGATGAATTTCGCTCTTGCCGGCTTGCTGCTGCTGTCCGCGTGCAACGGCCAGCCGGCGCAGCCCGCTGCCGAACCGCCGCTGGCCGGGGCCAGCATCGGCGGCCCGTTCGTGCTGACCGATCAGACCGGCAAGACCGTTCGCGATACCGATTTCGCCGGTCAGTACCGGATCGTCTACTTCGGATATACCTTCTGCCCGGATGTCTGCCCGGTCGACGTCCAGAACATCGGTGCGGGGCTCAAGGCGCTGGAACGGTCCGATCCCGCAATCGCTGCAAAGATCACCCCAATCTTCATCACCGTCGATCCAGAGCGCGACACGGTGCCGGTGGTCGGACAGTTCGTGGCGGCGTTCCATCCGCGCATGGTCGGGCTTACCGGATCGCCGCAAGCGATCGCCAAGGTCGCCAAGGAATTTGCGATCTTCTATGAAAAGCGCCAGGCGCCGGGCGCGGCGGAATATCTGGTCGACCATAGCCGTCAGGCCTATCTGATGGACCCCGACGGCAAGCCGCTGGCACTGCTTCCGGCCGACGTCGGCGGCGTCGAGGTCGCGGCCGAGATCAAGCGCTGGGTGACGTGA
- a CDS encoding YcgN family cysteine cluster protein, whose amino-acid sequence MGDVSGRFWEDVPLAKLDRAQWEALCDGCGKCCLHKLEDEDSGALAATNVACRLLDTHTARCTDYRNRRAFVPDCVRLTARSADRIQWLPGTCAYKLRANGEQLPDWHYLVCGDREAVHRAGESTRGWTVSEDRVGNLEHHLIDRDL is encoded by the coding sequence CTGGGTGACGTGAGCGGGCGGTTCTGGGAAGATGTGCCGCTGGCAAAACTCGACCGCGCGCAGTGGGAAGCACTGTGCGACGGGTGCGGCAAATGCTGCCTGCACAAGCTCGAGGACGAAGACAGCGGCGCCCTCGCGGCGACCAACGTTGCGTGCCGCCTGCTCGACACGCATACCGCGCGTTGCACCGATTATCGCAACCGCCGCGCGTTCGTGCCAGACTGCGTGCGCCTGACCGCGCGCAGCGCCGATCGCATCCAATGGCTGCCCGGCACCTGCGCGTACAAGCTGCGCGCGAATGGCGAGCAGCTGCCCGATTGGCATTATCTGGTGTGCGGCGATCGCGAAGCGGTGCACCGTGCGGGCGAATCGACGCGGGGCTGGACGGTGTCCGAGGATCGTGTCGGCAATCTGGAGCACCATTTGATCGACCGTGATTTGTGA
- a CDS encoding M48 family metallopeptidase, producing the protein MTSPIEIVRHPRARRLRLSVDPATGAIRLVMPPRYAERRALAWAQEQQSWIAEQRGRLPQPRPFVDGARVPLGDDEVTIVWRQDAPRLPKREAATLVCGGPPERIAARIEAWLKRTALAALTADTLRFAKRAGVAVDGVAIGDPRARWGSCSSRGNIRYSWRLILAPVFVQEATVAHEVAHRVHMNHAPAFHALVAELLGTDPGPAYRWLRDNGAALHWFGRAS; encoded by the coding sequence GTGACGTCGCCGATCGAGATCGTCCGGCATCCGCGCGCACGCCGCCTGCGGCTGTCGGTCGATCCTGCGACCGGCGCGATCCGATTGGTCATGCCACCGCGATACGCGGAACGCCGCGCGCTCGCTTGGGCGCAAGAACAGCAGTCCTGGATCGCCGAGCAGCGCGGCAGGTTGCCCCAGCCGCGACCCTTCGTCGACGGCGCGCGTGTCCCGCTGGGCGATGACGAAGTGACGATCGTCTGGCGACAAGATGCGCCGCGCCTGCCGAAGCGGGAGGCGGCGACGTTGGTGTGTGGCGGCCCGCCGGAACGCATTGCGGCGCGGATCGAAGCATGGCTCAAGCGGACGGCGCTGGCCGCGCTGACCGCGGACACGCTGCGTTTCGCAAAGCGGGCCGGAGTAGCGGTCGATGGCGTGGCGATCGGCGACCCGCGCGCGCGCTGGGGCAGTTGTTCGTCGCGCGGCAATATCCGCTACAGCTGGCGGCTGATCCTGGCACCGGTATTCGTGCAGGAAGCGACCGTTGCCCACGAAGTCGCGCACCGCGTCCACATGAACCACGCGCCGGCGTTTCATGCACTGGTGGCCGAACTGCTCGGGACCGACCCGGGTCCCGCCTATCGCTGGCTCCGCGATAACGGCGCTGCGCTTCACTGGTTCGGGCGCGCTTCCTGA
- a CDS encoding transglycosylase domain-containing protein — protein sequence MPASRSKKRGPAWRRYLLWAVGIGAVGAVIAAIALFVAVYTARNSLPSYDELKSSPNGQMVRVRAADGTIIVSLGPSYGQWLPYADIPEVMRDAMIAVEDRRFYSHWGVDPVALARIAKFAFDNYGTDRRLQGASTITQQVARTIFLSNKYDIGRKFREMILALAMERKFSKQQILELYLNKVYFGGGAYGIDAASRRFFAHPAETLDLSEAAVIAGLVKAPSRYSPTADAEAAVGRASVVLDLMVETGAISAGEAAAARPTDVELAPAPRQNSVRYFTDWALPQLEVLIDETQAPLDVWTTLDLSMQRSADSAVRNNTPSGTQGALVSLDRDGAVRAMVGGKDYVSSIYNRATQAERQPGSAWKLFVYLAALEAGYRPEDQVVDGPVTIQGWSPRNSSGRFSGTVSLRTAFAYSLNTVAAKLGQELGFGTVADMARRFGITTEINTRPAMVLGTSNVRLIELTRAFASVASRGVAVTPYGITRVTANDEVIYSHEVDTSRVLVAPYVAAQMTDLLQTAVASGSGRAAQIGRPVAGKTGTTTSNKDGWFVGFSSGLTTGVWMGRDDAKRVGSLQGGTAPARAFAAFMKPATAKRPIEEFDTKVTLPEWQLEPDAESYYGEPDNGLFVDEDGNPIVEPGMGVPDEPGEYFGNDPYAPPRSAPTPEPQQERLDGEWIDRVLGRDQPSDPEPVQGSRTPLPPPPDRRSQEARPNQ from the coding sequence ATGCCAGCATCCCGTTCCAAGAAGCGCGGCCCGGCGTGGCGCCGCTATCTGCTATGGGCAGTCGGCATCGGGGCCGTCGGCGCGGTGATCGCCGCGATTGCGCTGTTCGTGGCGGTCTATACCGCGCGCAATTCGCTGCCGAGCTATGATGAGCTGAAATCGTCGCCCAATGGCCAGATGGTCCGGGTGCGCGCCGCCGACGGCACGATCATCGTGTCGCTCGGGCCAAGCTATGGCCAATGGCTACCCTATGCCGACATCCCGGAGGTGATGCGCGACGCGATGATCGCGGTCGAGGATCGCCGCTTCTATTCGCATTGGGGCGTCGATCCGGTCGCGCTGGCGCGCATCGCCAAGTTCGCGTTCGACAATTACGGCACCGACCGCCGCCTGCAGGGCGCCTCGACGATCACCCAGCAGGTCGCGCGGACCATCTTCCTGTCGAACAAATACGACATCGGCCGCAAGTTTCGCGAGATGATCCTCGCGCTGGCGATGGAGCGCAAATTTTCGAAGCAGCAGATCCTCGAGCTCTATCTCAACAAGGTCTATTTCGGCGGCGGCGCCTATGGCATCGACGCTGCCTCGCGGCGCTTCTTCGCACACCCCGCCGAAACGCTCGACCTGTCCGAAGCCGCGGTCATCGCAGGCTTGGTCAAGGCACCGTCGCGCTACTCGCCGACTGCCGATGCCGAAGCCGCGGTCGGCCGCGCTTCGGTGGTGCTCGACCTGATGGTCGAGACCGGCGCGATCAGTGCTGGCGAGGCCGCTGCCGCCCGGCCGACCGACGTCGAGCTGGCCCCCGCACCGCGGCAGAACAGCGTACGCTACTTCACCGACTGGGCGCTGCCGCAGCTCGAGGTATTGATCGACGAGACGCAGGCGCCGCTCGATGTGTGGACGACGCTCGACCTCTCGATGCAGCGCTCCGCCGACAGCGCGGTACGCAACAACACGCCGTCGGGCACTCAGGGCGCGCTGGTCAGCCTCGACCGCGACGGCGCGGTGCGCGCGATGGTCGGCGGCAAGGATTATGTCAGCTCGATCTATAACCGCGCGACCCAGGCCGAACGCCAGCCGGGATCGGCGTGGAAGCTGTTCGTCTATCTCGCCGCGCTCGAAGCTGGCTACCGGCCCGAAGATCAGGTGGTCGACGGACCGGTAACCATCCAGGGGTGGAGCCCGCGCAATTCGTCGGGCCGGTTCAGCGGGACGGTGTCGCTGCGCACCGCGTTCGCCTATTCGCTCAACACCGTCGCCGCGAAGCTGGGTCAGGAACTGGGCTTCGGCACCGTTGCCGACATGGCGCGCCGTTTCGGCATCACCACCGAGATCAACACGCGCCCGGCGATGGTGCTCGGCACGTCGAACGTCCGGCTGATCGAACTGACCCGCGCGTTCGCCTCGGTGGCAAGCCGCGGGGTGGCGGTGACCCCCTATGGCATCACCCGCGTCACCGCGAATGACGAGGTGATCTACAGCCACGAGGTGGACACGTCGCGCGTGCTCGTCGCGCCCTATGTCGCTGCGCAGATGACCGACCTGCTCCAGACCGCGGTCGCGTCGGGATCGGGCCGGGCGGCGCAGATCGGCCGCCCCGTCGCGGGCAAGACCGGCACGACCACGTCGAACAAGGACGGCTGGTTCGTCGGCTTTTCGAGTGGCCTCACCACCGGCGTGTGGATGGGCCGTGACGACGCCAAGCGCGTCGGCAGCTTGCAGGGCGGTACCGCGCCGGCGCGGGCATTTGCAGCGTTCATGAAGCCCGCGACGGCCAAGCGCCCGATCGAAGAGTTCGACACCAAGGTCACCCTGCCCGAATGGCAGCTCGAACCCGATGCCGAGTCCTATTATGGCGAGCCCGACAACGGCCTGTTCGTCGACGAGGACGGCAACCCGATCGTCGAGCCGGGAATGGGCGTACCCGACGAGCCCGGCGAATATTTCGGCAATGATCCCTATGCGCCGCCGCGCTCGGCGCCGACACCCGAGCCGCAGCAGGAGCGCCTCGACGGCGAATGGATCGACCGTGTGCTGGGGCGCGACCAGCCGAGCGATCCCGAACCCGTGCAGGGCAGCCGTACGCCGCTACCCCCGCCGCCTGATCGCCGCAGTCAGGAAGCGCGCCCGAACCAGTGA
- the msrB gene encoding peptide-methionine (R)-S-oxide reductase MsrB yields the protein MDQLNLSESEWRQRLTPEQYHVLREAGTERAFAGHYNDNKADGIYRCAGCGNALFDSDDKFDSGSGWPSFTQPLTAEAVTDHKDTSHGMTRIETRCARCDGHLGHVFPDGPPPTGLRYCMNSIALDFRARSAGNGAD from the coding sequence ATGGACCAATTGAACCTTTCCGAATCCGAATGGCGCCAGCGGCTTACGCCCGAGCAATATCACGTGCTGCGTGAGGCGGGGACCGAGCGTGCCTTTGCCGGGCATTACAACGACAACAAGGCCGACGGCATCTATCGCTGCGCGGGATGCGGGAATGCGCTGTTCGACAGCGACGACAAGTTCGATTCGGGTTCTGGCTGGCCCAGCTTCACCCAGCCGCTGACTGCCGAAGCGGTCACCGATCACAAGGATACCAGCCACGGCATGACGCGGATCGAGACACGCTGCGCGCGCTGCGACGGGCATCTCGGCCATGTCTTTCCCGATGGCCCGCCGCCGACCGGCCTTCGGTACTGCATGAATTCGATCGCGCTGGATTTCCGCGCGCGATCGGCGGGGAACGGGGCAGACTGA
- a CDS encoding NAD(P)/FAD-dependent oxidoreductase, producing the protein MRRADPLILGGGPAGAAAAIRLARVGARPVLLERQRAIGDAICGGFVSWRTLAALEALGVSPDDLNPVPVTHVRIFAAGRHAEARLPAPARGVSRHRLDTLLLAAAQREGAGIELGVRIRALDGDGAHLADGATLAPETIFLATGKHDLRGVARPAHARGRDPTLGIRVRVTPSRAMAQTLAGRIELHCFTGGYAGIVLQEDGTANICMAVHRSRLDAAGDPVRLLQALGTEHPALGDRLAAWDDATPIDAVANVPYGWRACETGAGHYRLGDQAAVIPSLAGEGIGIAIASAAAAVARWRNAGSAGAMGFQARFARDARVPLRNAGLLRTLAEHRVGGALLVRAMDTLPMLADAAARLTRIRAIPIDDSASASHI; encoded by the coding sequence ATGCGTCGCGCGGATCCGCTGATCCTGGGAGGCGGGCCGGCGGGCGCCGCCGCCGCGATCCGCCTGGCGCGTGTCGGCGCCCGCCCGGTGCTGCTGGAACGCCAGCGCGCAATCGGCGACGCGATCTGCGGCGGCTTCGTCAGCTGGCGCACGCTTGCGGCGCTTGAAGCGCTGGGCGTATCTCCAGACGACCTCAACCCGGTGCCCGTCACGCATGTCCGGATCTTCGCTGCCGGCCGGCATGCCGAGGCCCGCTTGCCCGCCCCGGCGCGCGGCGTTTCGCGTCATCGCCTCGACACCCTACTGCTCGCGGCTGCGCAGCGGGAAGGCGCGGGCATCGAACTGGGCGTCCGCATTCGCGCCCTAGATGGCGACGGCGCGCACCTTGCCGACGGGGCGACGCTCGCGCCCGAAACGATCTTTCTTGCTACCGGCAAGCACGACCTGCGCGGTGTTGCGCGTCCGGCACACGCGCGCGGGCGCGATCCGACGCTCGGCATCCGGGTGCGCGTGACGCCCAGCAGGGCGATGGCGCAAACCCTGGCAGGCCGGATCGAGCTGCACTGCTTCACTGGAGGCTATGCCGGGATCGTGCTGCAGGAAGACGGCACCGCCAATATCTGCATGGCGGTGCATCGCTCGCGCCTCGACGCCGCAGGTGATCCTGTGCGGCTGTTGCAGGCGCTGGGCACCGAGCATCCCGCCTTGGGCGATCGGCTGGCGGCATGGGACGACGCCACCCCGATCGATGCCGTTGCCAACGTCCCCTATGGCTGGCGCGCATGCGAAACCGGTGCGGGGCACTATCGTCTGGGCGATCAGGCTGCGGTGATCCCGTCGCTGGCTGGCGAAGGCATCGGCATCGCGATCGCCAGTGCGGCGGCGGCAGTGGCGCGCTGGCGAAATGCCGGTAGCGCCGGCGCTATGGGTTTTCAGGCACGCTTCGCCAGGGACGCCCGCGTGCCGCTACGGAATGCCGGGTTGCTGCGAACGCTCGCGGAGCACCGCGTCGGCGGCGCATTGCTGGTGCGGGCGATGGACACGCTGCCGATGCTCGCCGACGCCGCCGCACGGTTGACCCGCATCCGTGCGATCCCGATTGACGACAGCGCATCGGCATCACACATCTGA
- a CDS encoding methyltransferase domain-containing protein: MTRLVTRAIEDERMDAPDLDPAVYAAVLGDLAKVNRVTMAARPTMRFLDRAIASRTHLRLLDVGFGDGDMLRTIARWAARRGVAAELVGIDLNPHSAPAAQAKGDGGGRITYRSGDYADLAGEDWDVVVSSLVAHHMDRMQLIAFLRFMRAQARIGWFVNDLHRHRLAHAGFPVLAAAMRWHPIVRHDGRLSIARSYRPHEWPPLLAEAGITGARVERWFPFRLCVARIR, translated from the coding sequence ATGACCCGGCTCGTCACCCGCGCCATCGAGGATGAGAGGATGGACGCGCCCGACCTCGATCCGGCGGTCTACGCGGCCGTCCTCGGCGACCTCGCCAAGGTCAATCGCGTGACGATGGCGGCGCGTCCGACGATGCGATTCCTTGATCGCGCGATCGCGAGCCGCACGCACCTGCGCCTGCTCGATGTCGGGTTCGGCGATGGCGACATGCTGCGGACGATCGCTCGCTGGGCCGCGCGCCGCGGCGTCGCAGCGGAACTGGTCGGCATCGATCTCAATCCCCACAGTGCTCCTGCGGCACAAGCCAAAGGCGACGGCGGCGGTCGCATTACCTATCGCAGCGGCGACTATGCCGACCTAGCCGGCGAAGACTGGGACGTAGTGGTGTCGAGCCTGGTCGCGCACCATATGGATCGCATGCAGCTGATCGCCTTTTTGCGTTTCATGCGGGCGCAGGCCCGGATCGGCTGGTTCGTCAACGATCTCCACCGCCATCGCCTGGCCCATGCCGGCTTTCCGGTGCTCGCGGCGGCGATGCGCTGGCACCCGATCGTGCGCCACGACGGCCGACTGTCGATCGCGCGGTCCTATCGCCCGCACGAATGGCCACCCCTGCTGGCGGAGGCAGGCATCACCGGTGCGCGCGTCGAGCGCTGGTTCCCGTTCCGGCTATGCGTCGCGCGGATCCGCTGA
- a CDS encoding type III polyketide synthase → MPTNAYVNAIGTAVPGHDIHPAFVDWALRRFDDVRDAKLFQRMAERSGIEHRWSVLDPTQSGGSPVARGGFYAEPVLPGTQARMEVYAQAAPRLGIAAIDALRAKQDLSGITHFVVASCTGFVAPGIDQIIARAIGLPPSVERLLVGFMGCYAAVAALRSARHIVRSDPDARVLVLCVELSTLHLTETRALEPMLAMLQFGDGAAAALVSADPAGLRLDAPFATTLPDSAELIEWAITDQGFRMHLSGEVPGRIAAALADPAIASAVTGGRDVAEVGAWAVHAGGRSILDAVERALRLGPEALTASRSVLARFGNMSSATLMFVLADLIDGARIENGVALAFGPGLAAEGFGFSSA, encoded by the coding sequence GTGCCGACCAATGCCTATGTGAATGCGATCGGCACGGCGGTTCCGGGGCACGATATTCATCCCGCCTTTGTCGATTGGGCGCTGCGCCGTTTCGACGATGTCCGCGACGCCAAGCTGTTCCAGCGCATGGCCGAGCGATCGGGGATCGAACATCGCTGGTCGGTGCTCGACCCGACCCAAAGCGGGGGATCGCCGGTTGCCCGCGGCGGATTTTATGCCGAACCGGTGCTTCCCGGGACGCAGGCGCGCATGGAGGTCTATGCGCAAGCGGCACCGCGGCTCGGTATCGCCGCAATCGACGCCCTGCGCGCAAAACAAGATTTGTCCGGCATCACCCATTTCGTCGTCGCCAGCTGCACCGGCTTCGTCGCGCCCGGCATCGACCAGATCATCGCGCGCGCGATCGGCCTGCCGCCGAGCGTCGAGCGGCTACTGGTCGGATTCATGGGCTGCTATGCCGCGGTCGCCGCGCTGCGCAGCGCACGGCACATCGTACGCTCGGATCCCGACGCGCGGGTGCTGGTACTGTGCGTCGAGCTGTCCACCCTGCATCTCACCGAAACCCGGGCGCTCGAACCGATGCTGGCGATGCTGCAGTTCGGCGATGGCGCCGCTGCCGCACTCGTTTCGGCCGATCCGGCGGGGTTGCGGCTCGACGCGCCCTTCGCCACGACCCTGCCCGACAGCGCGGAGCTGATCGAATGGGCGATCACCGACCAGGGGTTTCGCATGCATCTGTCGGGCGAGGTGCCGGGCAGGATCGCCGCCGCGCTTGCGGATCCGGCCATCGCCTCGGCGGTGACCGGCGGGCGCGACGTTGCCGAAGTCGGCGCCTGGGCGGTCCATGCCGGCGGCCGGTCCATCCTCGATGCCGTCGAGCGCGCGCTCCGTCTTGGTCCCGAGGCGCTGACGGCATCGCGATCGGTGTTGGCGCGATTCGGAAATATGTCGTCGGCAACGCTGATGTTCGTGCTGGCCGACCTGATCGACGGCGCGCGCATCGAGAACGGCGTCGCGCTTGCATTCGGCCCCGGCCTTGCCGCCGAGGGGTTCGGTTTTTCGAGCGCATGA
- a CDS encoding class I SAM-dependent methyltransferase — protein MNSSSTTARPRTRVRRPAGTPSPWGMFLRGFVRHPVMVGSVVPSSAKLIDKMLSRVDWAETKVFVEYGPGVGTFCRPILDRMAPDAQLIAIDTNDEFVAYLRGTIRDPRFSAINASATDVGAIVADHGHAAADYVLSGLPFSTLPAGVGDQIGKATFDVLRPGGAFLVYQFSPKCRDFIAPHFDDIDHAMEWWNVPPAQLYWAWKR, from the coding sequence ATGAACAGTTCATCGACCACAGCCCGCCCGCGTACGCGGGTCCGCCGCCCGGCTGGCACGCCATCGCCCTGGGGCATGTTCCTGCGTGGGTTCGTGCGGCATCCGGTGATGGTCGGATCGGTAGTGCCTTCGTCGGCCAAGCTGATCGACAAGATGCTGTCGCGCGTCGATTGGGCCGAGACCAAGGTTTTCGTCGAGTACGGCCCGGGCGTCGGGACCTTCTGCCGCCCGATCCTCGATCGCATGGCGCCCGATGCCCAGCTGATCGCGATCGACACCAATGACGAATTCGTCGCCTATCTGCGCGGCACCATCCGCGATCCCCGCTTTTCGGCGATCAATGCCTCGGCCACCGATGTCGGCGCCATCGTTGCCGATCACGGCCATGCGGCGGCGGATTATGTTCTGTCCGGCCTGCCCTTTTCGACGCTGCCTGCGGGCGTCGGCGACCAGATCGGCAAGGCGACGTTCGACGTCCTGCGCCCCGGCGGCGCGTTCCTGGTCTATCAGTTCTCGCCCAAGTGCCGCGACTTCATTGCGCCGCATTTCGACGATATCGACCACGCTATGGAGTGGTGGAACGTCCCGCCTGCGCAACTCTACTGGGCATGGAAGCGTTGA
- a CDS encoding MFS transporter — MTKIDRNFGLLFLVMLAIAAGNTALQSVLPALGRSLGLADSAVAAAFSVSALLWVIAAPYWANRADRFGRRSMVVLGMAGFVTSLLLCGAFLAAGINGWVSPAAAFVLFVLARMIYGSLGAAAPPAVQAMVAGSTTRAERTKALALLGSAFGLGTILGPAVAPYLVLGGIGAVEIGLSGPAFVFAGLGAVILVAVLRWLPDDRQVEGRGAAASYPSIGGQASGASVTAATGERTEPIGYLDRRIRLWVIVGLVMGHAQAMTGQAIGFLVIDRLDLAPADALQPTGIVLMIGAGAALLVQWGFIPLLDLKPRALVLVGMVLAALGCVATGSATSLYGIAMGFALACLGFGFVRPGFTAGASLAVGPHAQGSVAGKITSVNGAAFVLGPSIGVGLYEVWRPLPYLVAAAALALLFVYALISLNLSDRAPAPSPER, encoded by the coding sequence ATGACCAAGATCGACCGCAATTTCGGACTGTTGTTTCTGGTGATGCTGGCGATCGCGGCGGGCAATACCGCGCTGCAATCGGTGCTGCCCGCGCTTGGCCGCTCGCTCGGCCTGGCCGACAGCGCGGTGGCGGCGGCGTTTTCGGTATCGGCATTGCTGTGGGTGATCGCCGCGCCCTATTGGGCCAATCGAGCAGACCGGTTCGGGCGGCGATCGATGGTGGTGCTGGGCATGGCCGGGTTCGTGACGTCGCTGCTGCTGTGCGGCGCGTTCCTTGCGGCCGGCATCAACGGCTGGGTGTCGCCGGCGGCGGCATTCGTCCTCTTCGTGCTGGCGCGGATGATTTATGGCAGCCTGGGCGCTGCTGCGCCGCCCGCGGTGCAGGCGATGGTCGCGGGCAGCACGACGCGCGCCGAACGGACCAAGGCGCTGGCGCTGCTCGGCTCCGCCTTCGGCCTCGGCACGATCCTGGGCCCGGCGGTCGCGCCCTATCTGGTGCTCGGCGGGATCGGGGCGGTCGAGATCGGATTGTCCGGCCCGGCATTCGTGTTCGCGGGGCTCGGCGCGGTGATCCTGGTCGCGGTGCTGCGCTGGCTGCCCGACGACCGCCAGGTGGAGGGGAGGGGCGCCGCCGCCAGCTATCCGTCGATCGGCGGGCAGGCATCGGGCGCCAGCGTCACCGCCGCGACCGGCGAGCGCACCGAGCCGATCGGCTATCTCGACCGGCGCATCCGGTTGTGGGTGATCGTCGGGCTGGTGATGGGGCATGCCCAAGCGATGACCGGCCAGGCGATCGGGTTCCTCGTCATCGACCGGCTCGACCTGGCGCCCGCAGACGCGTTGCAGCCGACCGGCATCGTGCTGATGATCGGCGCGGGGGCGGCGCTGCTCGTGCAATGGGGATTCATCCCGCTGCTCGACCTCAAGCCGCGGGCGCTGGTGCTGGTCGGCATGGTGCTTGCCGCGCTGGGATGCGTTGCCACCGGCAGCGCGACGTCGCTCTATGGCATCGCGATGGGATTCGCGCTGGCGTGCCTCGGCTTCGGCTTCGTGCGCCCAGGCTTCACTGCCGGCGCTTCGCTTGCCGTCGGGCCGCATGCGCAGGGTTCGGTCGCGGGCAAGATCACTTCGGTCAACGGCGCCGCATTCGTGCTCGGCCCGTCGATCGGTGTCGGGCTGTACGAGGTGTGGCGGCCGCTTCCCTATCTGGTCGCGGCCGCCGCGCTCGCGCTATTGTTCGTGTATGCGCTGATCAGTCTGAACCTTTCGGACCGCGCCCCTGCACCATCCCCGGAGCGATGA